A single genomic interval of Arthrobacter sp. NicSoilB8 harbors:
- a CDS encoding Lrp/AsnC family transcriptional regulator: MTALDDLDRRLLSALREDGRASVASLARRLKVARATVNSRLERLVASGTIVGFTVRVRDELDPLAIRAIALIAVEGRTTDRVIRQLRGFPEITALHTTNGGWDLVAELRTESLPDFDQVLGRIRGVDGVVNSETSLLLSSVLR, encoded by the coding sequence ATGACCGCCCTCGATGACCTTGACCGCCGGCTCCTCTCCGCCCTCCGTGAGGACGGCCGCGCCTCGGTGGCGAGCCTGGCACGGCGGCTCAAGGTCGCCCGGGCCACGGTCAACAGCCGGCTGGAGCGCCTGGTGGCGTCCGGGACCATCGTCGGATTCACGGTCCGGGTGCGTGATGAGCTCGATCCGCTGGCGATCCGCGCCATTGCCCTGATCGCCGTGGAGGGCAGGACGACGGACCGGGTTATCCGCCAGCTCAGGGGCTTTCCGGAAATCACGGCACTGCATACCACCAACGGAGGGTGGGACCTTGTGGCCGAACTCCGCACCGAGAGCCTTCCTGACTTCGACCAGGTCCTTGGCCGGATCCGGGGAGTCGATGGCGTTGTCAACAGCGAAACGAGCCTCTTGCTCAGCTCCGTGCTGCGCTAG
- a CDS encoding ornithine cyclodeaminase produces the protein MTRFVDVHNMVRWAAGRGPEAIISGMIDYVEDDFRRWESFDKTPRVASHTPFGVIELMPTSDHETYGFKYVNGHPSNPARGFQTVTAFGVLADVHNGYPTFLTEMTVLTALRTAATSGMVAKKLARAGSRVMAMIGSGSQSEFQALAFRSALGISTLRVWDTDPAALRKFVANMAPLGFDITVATSAADAVRGADVITTCTADKANATILTADLIEPGVHINAIGGDCPGKTELEPAILGLGDVFVEYAPQTRIEGEIQHMPADFGVTEFWQVLAGKAPGRTGDAQITIFDSVGFAIEDFSALRFVRDAVAGTDFYVEIDLVASPEDPKNLFGLVGALSPVGS, from the coding sequence ATGACGCGCTTTGTCGATGTCCACAACATGGTGCGCTGGGCTGCCGGCCGCGGGCCGGAGGCCATCATTTCCGGCATGATCGACTACGTCGAGGATGACTTCCGCCGCTGGGAATCGTTCGACAAGACTCCCCGGGTCGCCAGCCACACGCCGTTCGGCGTCATCGAACTCATGCCCACCAGCGATCACGAGACCTACGGTTTCAAGTACGTCAACGGCCACCCGTCCAACCCGGCGCGCGGATTCCAGACCGTGACGGCGTTTGGCGTCCTGGCCGACGTTCACAACGGCTATCCCACGTTCCTCACCGAGATGACAGTGCTCACTGCGCTGCGCACCGCGGCGACGTCCGGCATGGTGGCGAAGAAGCTCGCCCGTGCCGGCTCGCGCGTCATGGCGATGATCGGCAGCGGAAGCCAGTCCGAGTTCCAGGCCCTCGCCTTCCGCAGTGCCCTGGGCATTTCCACGCTCCGGGTATGGGACACGGATCCTGCCGCGCTCAGGAAGTTCGTGGCCAACATGGCGCCGCTGGGCTTCGACATCACAGTCGCCACCTCCGCCGCGGATGCGGTGCGTGGAGCCGATGTCATCACCACGTGCACCGCGGACAAGGCCAATGCCACCATCCTCACGGCGGATCTGATTGAACCGGGCGTCCACATCAATGCCATCGGCGGGGACTGCCCCGGGAAGACCGAGCTTGAACCAGCAATTCTGGGACTCGGCGACGTGTTCGTCGAGTACGCCCCCCAAACCCGGATCGAAGGGGAGATCCAGCACATGCCGGCCGACTTTGGCGTCACGGAGTTCTGGCAGGTGCTGGCCGGCAAGGCACCAGGACGAACCGGGGATGCGCAGATCACCATCTTCGATTCAGTGGGCTTTGCCATTGAGGACTTCTCCGCGCTGCGGTTCGTGCGCGACGCCGTCGCCGGCACCGATTTCTATGTGGAGATCGACCTCGTGGCCAGCCCCGAGGACCCGAAGAACCTGTTCGGCCTCGTCGGCGCCCTTTCCCCGGTCGGCTCGTAA
- a CDS encoding MarR family transcriptional regulator, translated as MGTPLPRDPIADARLNWERHGWSDVAAPMAAITAIMRTQQILLGRIEAVLKPFGLTFARYELLALLSFARSGALPMNKASALLQVHPTSVTNAVDRLQEAGLVIRSPHPTDGRTTLIELTPEGRALAKRATAVLNSEVFGQSGFGEQDVDQLIRILGTFRRNAGDFSG; from the coding sequence GTGGGAACACCGCTGCCGCGCGATCCGATCGCCGATGCCCGGCTGAACTGGGAGCGCCACGGCTGGTCCGACGTCGCCGCCCCGATGGCCGCCATCACCGCGATCATGCGGACCCAGCAGATTCTGCTGGGCCGGATCGAAGCGGTCCTCAAGCCGTTCGGGCTCACCTTCGCCCGGTACGAGCTGCTGGCGCTGCTCAGTTTCGCCCGCAGCGGCGCGCTGCCCATGAACAAGGCCAGCGCGCTCCTGCAGGTTCATCCCACCTCGGTCACCAACGCCGTGGACCGGCTCCAGGAGGCCGGGCTGGTGATCCGCTCCCCGCACCCCACGGACGGGCGCACCACGCTGATCGAGCTAACCCCGGAGGGCCGCGCCCTGGCCAAACGGGCGACGGCGGTGCTGAACTCCGAGGTCTTCGGCCAGTCGGGCTTCGGGGAGCAGGACGTGGACCAGCTGATCCGGATCCTGGGCACGTTCCGCCGGAACGCCGGGGACTTTAGCGGCTGA
- a CDS encoding AMP-binding protein: protein MSVTEEFRAARDRLLALRGDYEAARNEFQWPRFEEFNFALDWFDQLAADPAKADKRALVIVEQDGSATRRSFADLSRRSSQVANWLRAQGVRRGDRMIIMLGNQVELWELMLAGIKLGIVMIPTTTLMGPADLQDRVERGGAAWAAVGHANIAKFADVAGDYTLIEIGGDRRPAAVRDGALQYADAAAAGADFTPDAPTPADETLLLYFTSGTTSKAKLVEHTHTSYPVGHLSTMFWIGMEPGDVHLNVASPGWAKHAWSNVFTPWIAEACVFIYNYERFDAKALMEQMDRESVTSFCAPPTVWRMLIQADLNLLKNPPTKVVSAGEPLNAEVIDQVHRAWGQTIRDGFGQTESTVQIANTPGQPVKIGAMGKPLPGYDVVLVDPATGAESDDGELCLRLDPRPVGLMKAYYGDPEKTAEAFRDGYYHTGDMASRDERGIITYVGRGDDVFKSSDYRLSPFELESVLIEHPAVAEAAVVPSPDPLRLSVPKAFVVLAAGHQPGPELAEDILRYCREHLAPFKRIRRLEFADLPKTISGKIRRVELRRSEEVRHGGGPVPDGFGIEYSDADFPGLKG from the coding sequence ATGAGCGTGACTGAGGAATTCCGGGCCGCGAGGGACCGGCTGCTGGCCCTGCGCGGGGACTACGAGGCCGCCCGCAACGAATTCCAGTGGCCGCGCTTCGAGGAATTCAACTTTGCCCTGGACTGGTTCGACCAGCTGGCGGCAGACCCCGCCAAGGCGGACAAGCGGGCACTGGTGATCGTGGAGCAGGACGGATCCGCGACGCGGCGCAGTTTCGCGGATCTCTCCCGGCGCTCGTCCCAGGTGGCCAACTGGCTGCGGGCGCAGGGCGTCCGGCGCGGGGACCGGATGATCATCATGCTCGGCAACCAGGTGGAGCTCTGGGAGCTCATGCTGGCCGGCATCAAGCTGGGCATCGTCATGATCCCCACCACCACCCTGATGGGACCCGCCGACCTCCAGGACCGGGTGGAGCGCGGCGGCGCGGCCTGGGCCGCCGTCGGGCATGCCAACATCGCCAAGTTCGCCGACGTCGCGGGTGACTACACGCTGATCGAAATCGGCGGGGACCGCCGCCCCGCCGCGGTCCGGGACGGGGCCCTGCAGTATGCGGACGCTGCGGCGGCCGGCGCGGACTTCACCCCGGACGCACCCACCCCGGCCGACGAGACACTCCTGCTCTACTTCACCTCCGGCACCACGTCCAAGGCCAAACTGGTGGAGCACACGCACACCTCCTACCCGGTGGGGCACCTGTCCACGATGTTCTGGATCGGGATGGAACCGGGCGACGTGCACCTCAACGTGGCCTCGCCGGGCTGGGCCAAGCACGCCTGGTCGAATGTGTTCACGCCCTGGATCGCCGAGGCCTGCGTGTTCATCTACAATTACGAACGTTTCGACGCGAAGGCCCTCATGGAGCAGATGGACCGCGAATCCGTGACCAGTTTCTGCGCCCCGCCCACGGTGTGGCGGATGCTGATCCAGGCCGATCTCAACCTGCTGAAAAACCCGCCCACCAAGGTGGTGTCCGCCGGCGAACCGCTGAACGCCGAGGTGATCGACCAGGTCCACCGCGCCTGGGGCCAGACCATCCGCGACGGCTTCGGGCAGACCGAGTCGACAGTGCAGATCGCGAACACCCCTGGCCAGCCGGTCAAGATCGGCGCCATGGGCAAGCCGCTGCCCGGCTACGACGTGGTGCTCGTGGACCCCGCCACGGGTGCGGAGTCCGACGACGGCGAGCTCTGCCTGCGCCTGGACCCCCGCCCCGTGGGGCTCATGAAGGCGTACTACGGCGATCCGGAGAAGACGGCGGAGGCCTTCCGCGACGGCTACTACCACACGGGGGACATGGCGAGCCGGGACGAGCGCGGCATCATCACGTACGTGGGTCGCGGCGACGACGTCTTCAAGTCTTCGGATTACCGGTTGTCCCCGTTCGAACTGGAGAGCGTGCTGATCGAGCACCCGGCGGTGGCGGAGGCCGCCGTCGTCCCCTCCCCGGACCCGCTCAGGCTGTCCGTGCCGAAGGCGTTCGTGGTCCTGGCGGCCGGCCACCAGCCCGGCCCGGAGCTCGCCGAGGACATCCTGCGGTACTGCCGCGAGCATTTGGCCCCGTTCAAGCGGATCCGCCGGCTGGAGTTCGCCGACCTCCCCAAGACGATTTCGGGCAAGATCCGGCGCGTGGAGCTGCGGCGCAGCGAGGAAGTGCGGCACGGCGGCGGGCCGGTTCCGGACGGTTTCGGCATCGAGTATTCCGACGCCGATTTTCCCGGGTTGAAGGGCTGA
- a CDS encoding acyl-CoA dehydrogenase family protein has protein sequence MYIVDLLPPDEQLRYQEVREFLQSRIRAASIDYWNREEFPFGLLAELGKYGLGGLQTDGTSKLFKGLMYVEVARADVSLSALVGIHNELIVGMIDELGSEEQKARWLPGLTAFTQLGAFALTEPDHGSDIAGGLATTARLEGGEWVISGAKRWIGAGTIADFALVWARDVADQQIKGFIVETDRPGYTATKIANKIGLRIMQNADIVLDEVRIPESNLLPGATDFSKANALLRDSRAWVGWQGAGIQLAAFDVARSYSLQRRQFGKELARFQLIAQQLAEILGNATASLALMAQLARIQEEGKLEMVQAAMAKSTTTRLARASVAMGRSLMGGNGISSDYEMGKLFGDAEILYTYEGSYEINSLIVARAVTGKSAFV, from the coding sequence ATGTACATCGTGGACCTGCTGCCGCCGGACGAACAGCTCCGGTACCAGGAGGTCCGGGAATTCCTGCAGTCCCGGATCCGGGCCGCGTCGATCGACTACTGGAACCGCGAGGAGTTCCCTTTCGGCCTGCTCGCGGAACTCGGCAAATATGGCCTGGGCGGGTTGCAGACGGACGGCACGTCCAAGCTCTTCAAGGGACTTATGTATGTGGAGGTGGCGCGCGCCGATGTCTCCCTCTCCGCGCTCGTGGGCATCCACAACGAGCTGATTGTCGGCATGATCGACGAGCTCGGCTCCGAGGAACAGAAGGCCCGCTGGCTCCCCGGCCTGACCGCTTTCACCCAGCTCGGAGCGTTCGCCCTGACCGAGCCGGACCACGGCTCGGACATCGCCGGGGGCCTGGCGACCACCGCGCGGCTGGAGGGCGGCGAGTGGGTCATCAGCGGTGCCAAGCGCTGGATCGGCGCCGGCACCATCGCGGACTTCGCCCTCGTCTGGGCCCGGGACGTCGCCGACCAGCAGATCAAGGGCTTCATCGTCGAGACGGACCGGCCCGGGTACACGGCGACGAAGATCGCCAACAAGATCGGCCTGCGCATCATGCAGAACGCGGACATCGTCCTGGACGAGGTCCGCATCCCGGAATCCAACCTGCTGCCCGGCGCCACCGACTTCTCCAAGGCCAACGCGCTTCTGCGGGATTCGCGCGCCTGGGTGGGCTGGCAAGGGGCCGGCATCCAGCTGGCCGCGTTCGACGTCGCGCGTTCCTATTCGCTGCAGCGCCGCCAGTTCGGCAAGGAATTGGCCCGCTTCCAGCTCATCGCGCAACAGCTCGCCGAGATCCTGGGCAACGCCACCGCCTCGCTGGCACTGATGGCCCAGCTGGCGAGGATCCAGGAAGAGGGCAAGCTCGAGATGGTCCAGGCCGCGATGGCCAAATCCACCACCACGCGGCTGGCGCGGGCCTCGGTGGCCATGGGCCGGTCCCTCATGGGCGGCAACGGAATCAGCAGCGACTACGAGATGGGCAAGCTCTTCGGCGACGCCGAAATCCTCTACACCTATGAGGGCAGCTACGAGATCAACTCCCTGATCGTGGCGCGGGCCGTGACGGGGAAGTCGGCCTTCGTTTAA
- a CDS encoding 3-oxoacyl-ACP reductase produces MQTVVSNRLAGRSAVITGGASGIGLATARRMAAEGANVVIADIEPTSGLAAATEVGGLFVKVDVTSEDDVRNLYAQTKETYGSVDIAFNNAGISPASDGSILDTGIDAWRKVQEVNLTSVYYCCKYAIPYMQEQGKGSIINTASFVAVMGAATSQISYSASKGGVLSMSRELGVEFARQGIRINALCPGPVNTPLLKELFAKDPEKAARRLIHVPLGRFAEPEELAAAVTFLASDDASFITASTFLVDGGISGAYVTPID; encoded by the coding sequence ATGCAGACAGTAGTATCCAACCGCCTCGCCGGACGCAGCGCAGTCATCACTGGTGGCGCCAGCGGCATCGGGCTGGCCACCGCCCGCCGGATGGCGGCGGAAGGCGCCAACGTCGTCATCGCCGACATCGAACCCACCTCCGGCCTCGCCGCGGCCACCGAGGTCGGCGGCCTGTTCGTCAAGGTCGACGTCACGAGCGAAGACGACGTCCGGAACCTCTACGCCCAGACCAAAGAAACCTACGGCAGCGTTGATATCGCGTTCAACAACGCCGGGATCTCCCCCGCCAGCGACGGCTCAATCCTCGACACCGGCATCGATGCCTGGCGCAAGGTCCAGGAAGTAAACCTGACATCCGTTTACTACTGCTGCAAGTACGCCATCCCCTACATGCAGGAACAGGGCAAGGGCTCCATCATCAACACGGCCTCGTTCGTGGCGGTCATGGGCGCGGCGACCTCCCAGATCTCCTACAGCGCCTCAAAAGGCGGGGTGCTTTCCATGAGCCGTGAACTCGGCGTCGAATTCGCCCGGCAGGGCATCCGGATCAATGCCCTCTGCCCCGGCCCTGTGAACACCCCGCTGCTGAAGGAACTCTTCGCGAAGGACCCGGAAAAGGCCGCCCGCCGGCTGATCCACGTTCCGCTGGGACGCTTTGCCGAGCCCGAGGAACTCGCGGCCGCCGTCACGTTCCTGGCCAGCGACGACGCCTCCTTCATCACGGCATCCACCTTCCTGGTGGACGGCGGGATTTCCGGCGCGTACGTCACGCCGATCGACTGA
- a CDS encoding aldehyde dehydrogenase family protein, with amino-acid sequence MTATTFDVINPSTEEVIETVALAGLAEVDDAIARAAGAFDSWRAVAPADRALLLRRFASAVDADLENLARLEVRNAGHTIGNARWEAGNVRDVLAYYSAAPERHFGKQIPVAGGVNITFHEPLGVVGVIVPWNFPMPIAAWGFAPALAAGNTVVLKPAEMTPLTALRLAELAREAGIPEGVFQVIPGKGSVVGERFVTHPAVRKVVFTGSTGVGKKIMAGCAEQVKRVTLELGGKSANIVFDDADLEMAAAAAPGGAFDNAGQDCCARSRILVQHNVYDRFMELLEPAVKAITVGDPADEATTMGPLISAQQRRTVAGFVPDNAPIAFQGLAPSGAGFWFPPTVLTPGLDARSFTEEIFGPVVTVVPFTDEADAIRIANDTDYGLSGSIWTSSVDRALRVARGVESGNLSVNSHSSVRYSTPFGGFKQSGLGRELGPDALDSFTETKNVFISTPSLG; translated from the coding sequence ATGACAGCAACAACCTTCGACGTCATCAACCCCTCCACCGAGGAAGTCATCGAGACGGTAGCGCTGGCCGGACTGGCCGAGGTCGATGATGCCATCGCCCGCGCGGCCGGTGCATTTGATTCCTGGCGGGCCGTCGCCCCGGCAGACCGCGCGCTGCTGCTGAGGCGCTTCGCCTCGGCCGTGGACGCGGATCTGGAAAACCTGGCCCGGCTCGAAGTCCGCAACGCAGGCCACACGATCGGGAATGCCCGCTGGGAAGCCGGGAACGTCCGGGACGTCCTCGCTTACTACTCCGCCGCGCCGGAACGCCACTTCGGCAAGCAGATCCCGGTCGCCGGTGGCGTCAACATCACCTTTCACGAGCCGCTCGGCGTTGTGGGGGTCATCGTTCCGTGGAACTTCCCGATGCCGATCGCGGCCTGGGGTTTTGCCCCCGCCCTGGCCGCCGGCAACACAGTGGTTCTCAAACCTGCCGAGATGACCCCCCTGACCGCGCTGCGGCTGGCCGAACTGGCCCGTGAAGCCGGCATCCCGGAGGGCGTCTTCCAGGTGATCCCGGGCAAGGGTTCGGTGGTGGGCGAGCGGTTCGTCACCCATCCCGCCGTCCGCAAAGTGGTCTTCACCGGCTCGACCGGCGTCGGCAAGAAGATCATGGCCGGCTGCGCGGAACAGGTGAAGCGGGTGACCCTCGAACTCGGCGGCAAGAGCGCCAACATCGTCTTCGACGACGCCGACCTCGAGATGGCCGCCGCCGCCGCCCCCGGTGGAGCATTCGACAACGCCGGCCAGGACTGTTGTGCGCGCTCGCGCATCCTGGTTCAGCACAACGTCTATGACCGCTTCATGGAGTTGCTTGAGCCCGCCGTCAAGGCCATCACCGTCGGTGATCCCGCGGATGAGGCAACCACCATGGGTCCTCTGATCTCCGCCCAGCAACGCCGGACGGTCGCCGGTTTCGTGCCGGACAACGCCCCGATTGCCTTCCAGGGCCTGGCCCCGTCCGGAGCCGGCTTCTGGTTCCCGCCGACAGTGCTGACGCCCGGACTGGACGCGCGGTCGTTCACCGAGGAAATTTTCGGCCCGGTCGTGACCGTGGTGCCCTTCACCGACGAGGCGGACGCTATCCGGATCGCGAACGACACCGACTACGGACTGTCCGGTTCCATCTGGACCTCCAGCGTGGACCGCGCCCTGCGCGTGGCGCGCGGCGTCGAGTCCGGCAACCTGTCCGTGAACTCCCACTCCTCCGTCCGGTACTCCACCCCGTTCGGCGGTTTCAAGCAGTCCGGACTGGGCCGGGAGCTCGGACCCGATGCCCTCGATTCCTTCACCGAAACCAAGAACGTCTTCATTTCCACGCCGTCTCTGGGCTGA
- a CDS encoding gamma-glutamyl-gamma-aminobutyrate hydrolase family protein, with product MASNDSKAYRPRIALTSYYQDAAWGVWNAKAAIVPGTYVEAVVAAGGTPILLPPLGTDETVLDLMDGLIVVGGPDVDPARYGAAAHPRTASQPLRDEHDTILTRAAVERGLPLFAICRGAQILNVAFDGSLTQHLPDINPTADYQPAPGVFGEAAFTTVPGSLIQSLLGDAAGAPCYHHQAMDTVPPGLRVTASSEDGTVQALEAEDTPGWVLGVQFHPEQNPEDLRLFRGFVQAAGSYRANRKEMSTI from the coding sequence GTGGCTTCGAACGACTCTAAGGCATACCGCCCCCGGATCGCCCTGACCAGCTACTACCAGGATGCGGCCTGGGGAGTTTGGAACGCCAAGGCCGCCATCGTCCCGGGAACCTACGTCGAGGCCGTGGTCGCCGCTGGCGGAACTCCCATCCTGCTGCCGCCGCTGGGCACGGACGAAACCGTGCTGGACCTGATGGACGGACTCATCGTGGTGGGAGGACCCGACGTGGATCCCGCCCGCTACGGTGCCGCCGCACATCCCAGGACCGCCTCGCAGCCGCTCCGGGATGAGCACGATACGATCCTGACGCGGGCGGCGGTGGAGCGCGGTCTGCCGTTGTTTGCCATCTGCCGCGGGGCCCAGATCCTCAACGTGGCCTTTGACGGCAGCCTGACCCAGCACCTGCCCGACATCAACCCCACGGCCGACTACCAGCCGGCCCCGGGAGTGTTCGGCGAAGCCGCATTCACCACGGTCCCGGGAAGCCTGATCCAGTCACTGCTCGGCGACGCCGCCGGGGCGCCGTGCTATCACCACCAGGCCATGGACACTGTGCCGCCGGGGCTGCGCGTCACCGCGTCCTCCGAGGATGGAACCGTCCAGGCTCTGGAGGCCGAAGACACCCCCGGCTGGGTGCTGGGCGTGCAATTCCACCCGGAACAAAACCCGGAAGACCTGCGGCTGTTCCGCGGCTTCGTCCAGGCCGCGGGCAGTTACCGTGCCAACCGAAAAGAGATGTCCACGATATGA
- a CDS encoding glutamine synthetase family protein yields the protein MNEASTAHALNTQLTLDELRADVASGAIDTVIVAITDSLGRLQGKRCGARSFLEDVLEHGAEGCNYLLAVDVEMNTIDGYAMSSWETGYGDMMMLPDVSTLRRVPWQQGTALVLCDIMWADKSPVVASPRQILRAQVERLEKLGYRAHMGTELEFLMFDDSYREAWQKNYHGLNASTQYNVDYSLLATARLEPVIRSIRTNMEAAGLVVESSKGECNLGQQEITFRFDEALKACDKHTFYKSGAKEIADQHGKSISFMAKYDQREGNSCHIHFSLTDLDGNPVLPGDGEHGFSPVMEHFMAGQLDALKELTYFLAPNVNSYKRFVEGSFAPTAIAWGMDNRSCALRVVGHGRGLRTEMRVGGGDLNPYLAAAALIAAVIHGLENRLPLGPAIQGSAYASDADRLPTNLRDSRDLLAESSIARKAFGDSVVDHYVHAAGIELRAYEGAVTDWERIRGFERL from the coding sequence ATGAATGAAGCATCCACAGCCCACGCCCTGAACACCCAGCTCACCCTCGATGAACTGCGGGCAGACGTCGCCTCCGGAGCGATCGACACTGTCATCGTGGCCATCACCGACTCCCTCGGCAGGCTCCAGGGCAAGCGCTGCGGCGCCCGCTCTTTCCTCGAGGATGTCCTGGAACACGGCGCGGAAGGCTGCAACTACCTCCTCGCCGTCGACGTCGAGATGAACACCATCGACGGCTACGCCATGTCATCCTGGGAGACCGGCTACGGCGACATGATGATGCTGCCCGATGTCTCGACCCTGCGCCGGGTCCCGTGGCAGCAGGGAACGGCCCTGGTTCTTTGCGACATCATGTGGGCAGACAAGTCGCCGGTCGTCGCGTCCCCGCGCCAAATCCTGCGCGCCCAGGTGGAACGGCTCGAAAAACTCGGCTACCGCGCCCACATGGGCACCGAGCTCGAGTTCTTGATGTTCGACGACTCCTACCGTGAGGCCTGGCAGAAGAACTACCACGGGCTGAATGCCTCGACCCAGTACAACGTGGACTACTCGCTGCTCGCCACGGCCCGCCTGGAACCGGTCATCCGGTCGATCCGCACCAACATGGAGGCGGCCGGCCTGGTGGTCGAATCCTCCAAGGGCGAGTGCAACCTCGGCCAGCAGGAAATCACCTTCCGCTTCGATGAAGCCCTCAAGGCATGCGACAAGCACACGTTCTACAAGAGCGGCGCGAAGGAAATCGCGGACCAGCACGGCAAGAGCATCAGCTTCATGGCCAAGTACGACCAGCGCGAGGGCAACTCCTGCCACATCCACTTCAGCCTGACCGACCTGGACGGCAACCCCGTGCTGCCCGGCGACGGCGAGCACGGCTTCAGCCCGGTGATGGAGCACTTCATGGCCGGACAGCTGGACGCCCTGAAGGAACTCACCTATTTCCTGGCCCCGAACGTCAACTCCTACAAGAGGTTCGTTGAAGGCAGCTTCGCGCCCACCGCCATCGCCTGGGGCATGGACAACCGCAGCTGCGCCCTCCGGGTGGTGGGCCACGGACGGGGCCTGCGCACCGAAATGCGCGTCGGCGGCGGGGACCTCAACCCGTATCTCGCGGCGGCCGCGCTGATCGCCGCCGTAATCCACGGGCTGGAGAACCGGCTGCCCCTGGGACCCGCCATCCAGGGCAGCGCCTACGCCTCCGACGCCGACCGGCTTCCGACCAACCTGCGCGATTCCCGGGACCTTCTCGCGGAAAGCAGCATCGCACGCAAGGCGTTCGGCGACTCCGTCGTGGACCACTACGTCCACGCCGCCGGCATCGAACTCCGCGCCTACGAGGGCGCCGTCACCGACTGGGAGCGCATCCGTGGCTTCGAACGACTCTAA
- the eat gene encoding ethanolamine permease, which produces MKSVDHVAAATNADGSETEYLQHRRLKRGAAGWVLLAGLGVAYVISGDFAGWNLGLAQGGWGGLLIAFLLMGVMYTCMVFGLAELSSSLPTAGAGYAFARRALGPLGGFATGIAVLIEYAVAPAAIATFIGGYIEALGLFGLTNSWPVYLVTYMIFIGIHLRGVGEALKIMFAITAFAVVALIAAVVGLVPMFDPAKLFDIVPDGSAGSSAFLPMGVGGILAALVYGIWFFLAVEGVPLAAEESADPKKDMPKGIIVAVLILVIFGGLMLVLVPGAAGSQAMSTSDNPLPAAIRLAYGGNTLLADFINYAGLAGLVASFFSIIYAYSRQLFALSRAGYLPKWLSLTGARRTPYWALIVPGTIGFLLAAITQDGALLINIAVFGATVSYVLLNLSHIVLRIKEPELERGYRTPGGIATTSVALVLSAVAVVATFVVDVYAASITAAIFAAAIAYYWFYSRHRIVTGSPDEEFARLALAEAELKQ; this is translated from the coding sequence ATGAAATCAGTAGATCATGTCGCCGCTGCGACAAACGCAGACGGCAGTGAAACGGAGTACCTTCAGCACCGCCGGCTCAAGCGCGGCGCCGCCGGGTGGGTGCTCCTCGCGGGGCTGGGTGTCGCCTACGTCATTTCCGGCGACTTCGCCGGATGGAATCTTGGTCTCGCCCAGGGAGGATGGGGCGGCCTGCTCATTGCTTTCCTCCTGATGGGCGTCATGTACACCTGCATGGTCTTCGGCCTGGCCGAACTCTCGTCGTCGCTTCCGACGGCGGGTGCAGGTTACGCTTTCGCGCGGCGGGCCCTCGGCCCGTTGGGCGGCTTCGCCACCGGCATAGCGGTGCTGATCGAATACGCCGTCGCACCCGCCGCCATCGCCACCTTCATCGGCGGCTACATCGAGGCACTGGGCCTGTTCGGGCTCACCAACTCCTGGCCGGTCTACCTGGTCACCTACATGATCTTCATCGGGATCCATCTCCGCGGCGTGGGTGAGGCGCTGAAGATCATGTTTGCGATCACCGCCTTTGCCGTCGTCGCGCTCATTGCCGCCGTCGTCGGCCTCGTGCCGATGTTCGACCCGGCCAAACTGTTCGACATCGTCCCGGACGGATCCGCCGGTTCCAGCGCGTTCCTGCCCATGGGCGTCGGAGGAATCCTGGCGGCACTGGTCTACGGCATCTGGTTCTTCCTGGCCGTCGAAGGCGTCCCGCTGGCCGCGGAGGAATCCGCGGATCCCAAGAAGGACATGCCCAAAGGCATCATCGTCGCAGTCCTCATCCTGGTCATCTTCGGGGGCCTGATGCTGGTCCTCGTGCCGGGAGCGGCCGGATCCCAGGCCATGAGCACCTCAGACAACCCGCTTCCGGCCGCCATCCGGCTGGCCTACGGTGGAAACACGCTGCTTGCCGATTTCATCAACTACGCGGGCCTCGCCGGCCTGGTGGCCAGCTTCTTCTCCATCATCTATGCCTACTCACGCCAGCTTTTCGCGCTCTCCCGCGCCGGCTACCTGCCCAAATGGCTGTCACTCACCGGGGCTCGCCGGACACCCTACTGGGCCCTCATCGTTCCGGGCACGATCGGCTTCCTGCTGGCAGCCATCACCCAGGACGGCGCCCTGCTGATCAACATCGCCGTCTTCGGCGCCACGGTCTCCTACGTCCTGCTCAACCTGTCCCACATTGTGCTCCGGATCAAAGAGCCGGAACTGGAGCGCGGCTACCGCACCCCTGGAGGCATCGCCACCACCTCCGTCGCGCTCGTCCTGTCCGCGGTCGCCGTCGTCGCCACTTTTGTGGTGGACGTCTACGCGGCATCCATCACAGCGGCCATCTTCGCCGCCGCCATTGCGTACTACTGGTTCTACAGCCGGCACCGCATCGTCACCGGGTCCCCGGATGAGGAATTCGCCCGGCTGGCCCTGGCCGAGGCCGAACTGAAGCAGTAG